Sequence from the bacterium genome:
TCACGCTGCAGGTGGCCAAACGCCTCAAACGCATGCTCGAGGAGAAGCTCGGCCTGCACGTGGTGATGACGCGCGATTCGGATGTGTACGTCAGCCTGGATCAACGCACCTCCCTGGCCAACTCGGTGGAGGGCAAACTGTTCGTGAGCCTGCATTGCAACGCCAACCGCAGCCGCCGCGTGAACGGCACCACCACCTATTTTCTCGGCCCCGCCAAAACCGACGAAGCGCTGGAGGTGGCCCTGCTGGAAAACTCCGTGGTGAAATACGACGCCGACGCGCCGGTCGATACGCAAAGCGAGGAGGATTTCATTTTGACGGCGATGGCGCAAAACGCCTTCAATCATGAGAGCGAAGACTTTGCCGCCCTCATTCAGGAGGAAATGGGCCTGGCCGTCGGCCTGCCCGATCGCGGGGTCCATCAAGCCGGGTTTCGCGTGCTGGTGGGCGCCTCGATGCCCAACGTGCTGGTGGAGATGGCTTTCATTTCCAATCCCAAAGAAGTGCGACTGTTGCGCGATGCCGGCGTGCAGGACCGCATGGCGCGCGCGATCATGAACAGCATCAAACGCTTCAAAGAGAAATACGAAGCCGGATCTTGAGCCGCCTGCCACTGCCAGAATTCCCTTGCAACAATTCCCAATTCTCTTATATTTTCCCCCGAAAAAAACAGCCGCAACTTGGTTTGCGGCTTTGTTCATTTGAGACGATTGTGCAGAGCTGCCGCGCGCGTTGCTGGGCAAGAACACTCCAGGCGTGACGGAAAAACCCATCCTGCCAGGACGGTTTGCCTGCCCCGGGTTTCTGCTGCATGGGAAGTACTCGAGAGTAGAATCGCGATGCTGAACTGAGTTCGATGACAGATCCTGCCATTGACCTTACCGGCCGGCAGCGCCTGGCTGTACACCGGTACCTGCCCTGAATCTTGGATTGAACTTTGAACAAAAGCCGGCTGCGAATGACGCTCGTTGGCGCAGCCATAGACGTGCAGCATTCGGCCCCTTTGCCGCATGGAAATTTCAGAAGAGTTGTTGCGGCGAATCGTCCGGGAGGCGGTTCAAGAATTGGGTGCACAAGCCGACCCGGAGTTGATTCGCAAGGTCGTTCTCGAAGTGATTCGCCGGTTGCAGCAGGAACAACCCTCCCCGCCATCAGACCAACCTTGAGCTTGGCTCGCCGGGATGGCGCCGGCCGCCCACACACCAAACTTTATGAGGAGATTTGCATGGAAAGCGCGACCCCCTACAAGTACGTTGAAGCTGCTCCCATCAAACCCAGCGATGATGATCCCTTCGAATCCATGATGGCGCGCTTCAAAGTCGCCGCCGAAATCCTGGAACTGGATGCGGGCGTGTACGAATATCTGCGCACGCCCATCCGGCAGATCATTGTGTCGGTGCCCATCCAAATGGATGATGGCAAAATCGAAGTGTTCGAAGGCTACCGCGTCATCCACAACGAAGTGCGCGGGCCTTCCAAGGGCGGGCTGCGCTACTCGCCGGATTTGAATCTCTCCGAAGTGAAGGCGCTGGCCGCGTGGATGACGTGGAAATGCGCGGTGGTCAATATTCCCTTTGGCGGTGCCAAAGGCGGCGTGAAGTGTGATCCCAAGAAGCTGACCAAAGTCGAATTGGAGAAGATCACCCGGCGCTATACCGCCAACTTGCTGGAGATCTTCGGCCCCGAGCGCGACGTGCCCGCGCCTGACGTTAATACCAACGAGCAGGTGATGGGCTGGATCATGGACACCTATTCCATGCACGTGCGCCACACCGTCACTGCGGTGGTGACCGGCAAACCCATTCATCTCGGCGGCTCCCAGGGCCGCGTCGAAGCCACCGGCAAAGGCGTGGTCATCACCACCAGCGCGATGATGGAAAAACTCGGTATCGAACTGAAAGACGCCCGCATTGCGATTCAGGGCTTCGGCAATGTCGGGTCGGTGGCGGCGCAGGAATTTGCCGCGCTCGGCTGCAAAGTCATCGCCATCAGCGATGTCACCGGCGGTTACTACAACGCCAAGGGGATCGACATCGCGGCGGCGATCAAACACCGCGATGCGCACAAGGGCCTGCTCGAAGGCTTCCGGGGCG
This genomic interval carries:
- a CDS encoding Glu/Leu/Phe/Val dehydrogenase, with the translated sequence MESATPYKYVEAAPIKPSDDDPFESMMARFKVAAEILELDAGVYEYLRTPIRQIIVSVPIQMDDGKIEVFEGYRVIHNEVRGPSKGGLRYSPDLNLSEVKALAAWMTWKCAVVNIPFGGAKGGVKCDPKKLTKVELEKITRRYTANLLEIFGPERDVPAPDVNTNEQVMGWIMDTYSMHVRHTVTAVVTGKPIHLGGSQGRVEATGKGVVITTSAMMEKLGIELKDARIAIQGFGNVGSVAAQEFAALGCKVIAISDVTGGYYNAKGIDIAAAIKHRDAHKGLLEGFRGGDPISNTELLELECEVLAPCALEDQINSRNADRIKAKIIAEGANGPTAAKADAILSNRGIVVIPDILCNAGGVTVSYFEWVQDRMGYFWSKEDVFSRLTRMLNEALDDVNNTAEKYKVNMRIGAYVLAIDRVAKTLALRGIYG